In the Mycolicibacterium thermoresistibile genome, one interval contains:
- a CDS encoding LppA family lipoprotein: MWRLAISALLVLALTGCGPMFESEYTGRADGDHGHGTPGELGELLNRRDAEDVLADRDRMITEITTELTRIVPGSEWLPNRKASETPCGDFGSTRGRSYISRHYTSKVPVPAELWDEASQAVIDIAARYGYTDVISHTENPSDDHAKDLVIEDGEGGRLAFGSMVAASMYVGTGCYLTAEDKRKAREAAPK, from the coding sequence ATGTGGCGATTGGCGATCTCGGCACTGCTGGTGCTCGCCCTGACCGGGTGCGGTCCGATGTTTGAAAGCGAGTACACCGGACGGGCCGACGGCGACCACGGTCACGGCACCCCCGGAGAACTCGGCGAACTCCTCAACCGCCGCGACGCCGAGGACGTCCTCGCCGACCGCGACCGGATGATCACCGAGATCACCACCGAGCTGACCAGAATCGTCCCCGGATCCGAATGGCTGCCGAACCGCAAGGCAAGTGAGACTCCCTGCGGCGACTTCGGGTCGACTCGCGGGCGGTCCTACATCAGCCGGCACTACACATCGAAGGTCCCGGTCCCTGCCGAACTGTGGGATGAAGCCTCGCAGGCGGTCATCGACATCGCCGCGAGATACGGGTACACCGACGTCATCAGTCACACCGAGAATCCCAGCGACGATCACGCGAAGGATCTCGTCATCGAGGACGGCGAGGGTGGCCGCCTCGCCTTCGGATCGATGGTCGCGGCCAGCATGTACGTCGGAACCGGCTGCTACCTCACCGCCGAGGACAAACGCAAGGCCCGCGAAGCAGCGCCGAAGTGA
- a CDS encoding TetR/AcrR family transcriptional regulator, which translates to MTGSERRQQLIEIAKSLFAERGYEGTSIEEIALRANVSKPVVYEHFGGKEGLYAVVVDREMSALLDGITSSLTNNRSRVRVERVALALLTYVEERTDGFRILIRDSPAAITSGTYSTLLNDAVNQVSSILAGDFSRRGLDPEMAPLYAQALVGSVSMTAQWWLDVREPKKEVVAAHLVNLCWNGLTHLEPDPVLHEE; encoded by the coding sequence ATGACCGGCAGCGAACGACGGCAGCAGCTGATCGAGATCGCCAAGTCGCTGTTCGCCGAGCGCGGGTATGAAGGCACGTCGATAGAGGAGATCGCCCTGCGGGCGAACGTGTCCAAACCGGTCGTCTACGAGCACTTCGGCGGCAAAGAGGGGCTGTACGCGGTGGTGGTGGACCGGGAGATGTCGGCGCTGCTCGACGGGATCACATCGTCGCTGACCAACAACCGCTCCCGGGTGCGGGTGGAGCGGGTGGCGCTGGCGCTGCTGACCTACGTCGAGGAACGCACCGACGGGTTCCGGATCCTGATCCGCGACTCTCCGGCCGCGATCACCTCCGGAACGTATTCGACACTGCTCAACGACGCGGTCAACCAGGTCTCCTCCATCCTGGCCGGAGACTTCTCCCGCCGCGGCCTGGATCCGGAGATGGCGCCGTTGTACGCCCAGGCGCTGGTGGGGTCGGTGTCGATGACGGCGCAGTGGTGGCTCGACGTGCGCGAGCCGAAGAAGGAGGTGGTGGCCGCGCATCTGGTGAACCTGTGCTGGAACGGGCTGACCCACCTGGAACCCGATCCGGTGCTGCACGAGGAGTGA
- the glmU gene encoding bifunctional UDP-N-acetylglucosamine diphosphorylase/glucosamine-1-phosphate N-acetyltransferase GlmU, with translation MASQQAESQQPQHPHQQLQPQLTPERPGTAVVVLAAGAGTRMRSDTPKVLHTLGGRSMLAHVLHSVARIDPQHLIVVLGHHRDRISPAVEELAATLNRRIDIAVQDRQLGTGHATECGLGALPGDFTGTVVVTSGDVPLLDAATLSELVAAHTATPTAATVLTTTLGDPTGYGRVLRTQDGEVIGIVEQADATESQRQIQEVNAGVYAFDIAALRSALSRLHTDNAQQELYLTDVISILRSDGRTVRANHVDDATLVAGVNDRVQLSALAAELNRRIIKSHQLAGVTIIDPATTWIDVDVTIGRDTVIRPGTQLLDGTSIGEHCDIGPDTTLSDVAVADRATVCRTHGTASQIGPGATVGPFSYLRPGTVLGADGKLGAFVETKNSTIGTGSKVPHLTYVGDADIGEHSNIGASSVFVNYNGETKSRTRIGSHVRTGSDTMFIAPVTVGDGAYTGAGTVLREDVPPGALAVSAGPQRTIEGWVARKRPGSKSDLAAKAAAERDGDDTPKTS, from the coding sequence ATGGCGTCCCAGCAAGCCGAGTCCCAGCAACCCCAGCACCCACACCAGCAGCTCCAGCCTCAGCTGACCCCGGAGCGTCCCGGCACCGCCGTGGTCGTGCTGGCCGCCGGCGCGGGCACCCGGATGCGCTCCGACACCCCCAAAGTGCTGCACACGCTGGGCGGACGCAGCATGCTGGCGCACGTCCTGCACTCGGTCGCCCGGATCGACCCGCAGCACCTGATCGTGGTGCTGGGCCACCACCGCGACCGCATCTCCCCGGCGGTCGAGGAGCTGGCCGCCACGTTGAACCGCCGCATCGACATCGCGGTCCAGGACCGCCAGCTGGGCACCGGTCACGCCACCGAATGCGGGCTGGGCGCGCTGCCCGGCGACTTCACCGGCACCGTGGTGGTCACCTCCGGTGACGTCCCGCTGCTCGACGCCGCGACCTTGTCCGAGCTGGTCGCCGCACACACCGCCACCCCGACCGCGGCCACCGTCCTGACCACCACGCTGGGAGATCCGACCGGCTACGGCCGGGTGCTGCGCACCCAGGACGGCGAGGTCATCGGCATCGTCGAACAGGCCGACGCCACCGAATCCCAGCGCCAGATCCAGGAGGTCAACGCCGGTGTCTACGCCTTCGACATCGCCGCGCTGCGGTCGGCGCTGAGCCGGCTGCACACCGACAACGCCCAGCAGGAGCTCTACCTCACCGACGTGATCTCGATCCTGCGCAGCGACGGCCGCACGGTGCGGGCCAACCACGTCGACGACGCCACGCTCGTCGCCGGGGTCAATGACCGGGTGCAGCTGTCCGCGCTGGCCGCCGAGCTCAACCGGCGCATCATCAAATCCCATCAGCTGGCCGGCGTGACGATCATCGATCCGGCCACCACCTGGATCGACGTCGACGTCACGATCGGCCGCGACACCGTGATCCGGCCCGGCACCCAACTGCTCGACGGCACCAGCATCGGCGAGCACTGCGACATCGGCCCGGACACCACGCTGTCCGACGTCGCCGTCGCCGACCGGGCCACGGTGTGCCGCACCCACGGCACGGCGTCGCAGATCGGCCCGGGTGCGACGGTCGGACCGTTCAGCTATCTGCGCCCCGGCACCGTGCTCGGCGCCGACGGCAAACTCGGCGCGTTCGTGGAGACCAAGAACTCCACAATCGGGACCGGCAGCAAGGTGCCGCACCTGACCTACGTCGGCGACGCCGACATCGGCGAGCACAGCAACATCGGCGCGTCCAGCGTGTTCGTCAACTACAACGGAGAAACCAAGAGCCGCACCAGGATCGGCTCACACGTGCGGACCGGCTCGGACACCATGTTCATCGCGCCGGTCACCGTCGGCGACGGCGCCTACACCGGAGCGGGCACCGTGCTGCGCGAGGACGTGCCGCCCGGGGCGCTGGCGGTGTCGGCCGGACCGCAGCGCACCATCGAAGGCTGGGTGGCCCGCAAGCGGCCGGGATCGAAGTCCGACCTCGCCGCGAAGGCCGCCGCCGAGCGCGACGGCGACGACACCCCGAAAACATCCTGA
- a CDS encoding ribose-phosphate diphosphokinase, translating into MGTEWTENRKNLMFFSGRAHPELAEQVAKELDIHVTAQTARNFANGEIFVRYHESVRGCDAFVLQSHPAPLNEWIMEQLIMIDALKRGSAKRITAILPFYPYARQDKKHRGREPISARLIADLLKTAGADRIISVDLHTDQIQGFFDGPVDHMRAQNLLTGYIRDNYPCDNMVVVSPDSGRVRVAEKWADSLGGTPLAFIHKTRDPRVPNEVVSNRVVGEVAGRCCVLTDDMIDTGGTIAGAVKLLKEEGASEVIVAATHGVLSHPARDRLAECGAREVIVTNTLPIGEEKRFPQLTVLSIAPLLASTIRAVFENGSVTGLFDGDA; encoded by the coding sequence GTGGGCACCGAGTGGACCGAAAACCGCAAGAATCTGATGTTCTTCTCGGGTCGAGCGCACCCCGAGCTGGCCGAACAGGTGGCCAAGGAACTCGACATCCACGTCACCGCGCAGACGGCCCGTAACTTCGCCAACGGCGAGATCTTCGTGCGGTACCACGAGTCGGTGCGCGGCTGCGACGCGTTCGTGCTGCAGAGCCACCCCGCGCCGCTCAATGAGTGGATCATGGAACAGCTGATCATGATCGACGCGCTCAAGCGCGGCAGCGCCAAGCGCATCACCGCGATCCTGCCGTTCTATCCCTACGCCCGCCAGGACAAGAAGCACCGCGGCCGCGAACCCATCTCGGCCCGGCTGATCGCCGATCTGCTCAAGACCGCCGGGGCGGACCGCATCATCAGCGTCGACCTGCACACCGACCAGATCCAGGGCTTCTTCGACGGGCCGGTCGACCACATGCGCGCCCAGAACCTGCTGACCGGCTACATCAGGGACAACTACCCCTGCGACAACATGGTCGTGGTCTCCCCCGACTCCGGCCGCGTGCGGGTGGCGGAGAAGTGGGCGGACTCGCTGGGCGGCACCCCGCTGGCGTTCATCCACAAGACCCGGGATCCGCGGGTGCCCAACGAGGTGGTGTCCAACCGCGTGGTGGGTGAGGTCGCCGGGCGCTGCTGTGTGCTGACCGACGACATGATCGACACCGGCGGGACCATCGCCGGCGCGGTGAAGCTGCTGAAGGAGGAGGGCGCCAGCGAGGTCATCGTGGCCGCCACCCACGGCGTGCTGTCACACCCGGCCCGCGACCGGCTGGCCGAGTGCGGTGCCCGCGAGGTGATCGTCACCAACACGCTGCCGATCGGCGAGGAGAAGCGCTTCCCGCAGCTGACCGTGCTGTCGATCGCCCCGCTGTTGGCCAGCACCATCCGGGCGGTCTTCGAGAACGGTTCAGTCACTGGTCTTTTCGACGGAGATGCCTAG
- the arsC gene encoding arsenate reductase (glutaredoxin) (This arsenate reductase requires both glutathione and glutaredoxin to convert arsenate to arsenite, after which the efflux transporter formed by ArsA and ArsB can extrude the arsenite from the cell, providing resistance.) produces the protein MADNVIYHNPRCSTSRKTLQLLRDNGIEPKVVEYLKTPPSRAEIAELIADAGIDVRTAVRRKEALYSELNLADASDDELLDALAEHPILIERPFVVTPKGTRLARPIDRVHEIL, from the coding sequence GTGGCCGACAACGTCATCTACCACAACCCGCGGTGCAGCACCTCACGTAAGACGCTGCAGCTGCTGCGGGACAACGGCATCGAGCCGAAGGTGGTGGAATACCTCAAGACCCCGCCGTCGCGCGCCGAGATCGCCGAGCTGATCGCCGACGCCGGGATCGACGTGCGCACCGCGGTGCGCAGGAAAGAGGCGCTGTACTCCGAACTCAACCTGGCCGACGCCAGTGACGACGAACTGCTCGACGCGCTCGCCGAGCATCCGATCCTGATCGAGCGCCCGTTCGTGGTGACCCCCAAGGGCACCCGGCTGGCCCGGCCGATCGACCGGGTTCACGAGATTCTATGA
- a CDS encoding LpqN/LpqT family lipoprotein: MSAARYAVALTLLAGALAGCGDDIPDYQSIWTTTHTSAAPTSQEPVPIHQYLESVGVVGRPVPPDEVRDFTITLPTPPGWQPYHNPNFAPGTRVIAKGDTYPIAMLMVFELTGDFDVARAIEHGHADAERSQNFKRLNASNENWRGFPSSMIEGSYDLNGRRMQSYNRIVIPTGPPPERQRYLIQLTVTSFAEDAAEHGPDIETIIRDFSVAPK; this comes from the coding sequence ATGAGCGCGGCCCGCTACGCGGTCGCCCTCACGCTGCTGGCCGGCGCCCTCGCGGGCTGCGGCGACGACATCCCTGACTACCAGTCGATCTGGACCACCACCCACACGTCGGCGGCACCGACCAGCCAGGAGCCGGTCCCCATCCACCAGTATCTGGAGAGCGTCGGGGTCGTCGGCCGGCCGGTGCCGCCCGACGAGGTGCGCGACTTCACCATCACGCTGCCCACACCACCCGGCTGGCAGCCGTATCACAACCCGAACTTCGCGCCGGGCACCCGGGTGATCGCCAAGGGCGACACGTATCCGATCGCGATGCTGATGGTGTTCGAGCTGACCGGCGACTTCGACGTGGCCCGGGCGATCGAACACGGCCACGCCGACGCCGAGCGTTCGCAGAACTTCAAACGGCTCAACGCCTCCAACGAGAACTGGCGCGGCTTCCCGTCGTCGATGATCGAGGGCAGCTACGACCTCAACGGCCGCCGCATGCAGAGTTACAACCGGATCGTGATCCCGACCGGGCCCCCGCCGGAGCGTCAGCGCTACCTGATCCAGTTGACCGTCACCAGCTTCGCCGAGGACGCCGCCGAACACGGCCCGGACATCGAGACGATCATCCGCGATTTCTCCGTCGCCCCGAAATAG
- a CDS encoding oxidoreductase: protein MWTAADLPSFSDRTVIVTGANSGLGLVTARELARVGARVIIAVRNTTKGEAAAEQMTGPGHGPVEVRALDLQNLASVREFAAGVEGDVDVLVNNAGIMAVPLARTVDGFESQIGTNHLGHFALTNLLLPQITDRVVTVSSLMHWFGYLSLNDLNWKARPYSAWLAYAQSKLANLLFTSELQRRLDTVGSPVRAVAAHPGYSSTNLQGHTGRRFGDALARIGNRYLATDAEFGARQTLYAVARDVPGDSFIGPRFAMHGPTEQVGRSPLARSAGTARALWELSEQLTDTKFPL from the coding sequence ATGTGGACCGCTGCCGACCTGCCATCGTTCTCCGACCGCACCGTCATCGTCACCGGCGCCAACAGCGGCCTGGGGCTGGTCACCGCGCGCGAACTGGCCCGGGTGGGCGCCAGGGTCATCATCGCCGTCCGCAACACCACCAAGGGTGAGGCCGCCGCCGAACAGATGACCGGCCCCGGCCACGGGCCGGTCGAGGTCCGTGCGCTGGATCTGCAGAACCTCGCGTCGGTGCGCGAGTTCGCGGCCGGCGTCGAGGGTGACGTCGATGTGCTGGTCAACAACGCCGGCATCATGGCGGTGCCGTTGGCCCGCACCGTGGACGGGTTCGAAAGCCAGATCGGCACCAACCATCTGGGCCATTTCGCACTGACCAATCTGTTGCTGCCGCAGATCACCGACCGAGTGGTGACGGTGTCGTCGCTGATGCACTGGTTCGGCTACCTCAGCCTAAACGACCTGAACTGGAAGGCCCGCCCGTACTCGGCATGGCTGGCCTACGCCCAGTCGAAGCTGGCGAACCTGCTGTTCACCAGCGAACTCCAGCGGAGGCTCGACACCGTCGGCTCACCGGTGCGCGCGGTGGCGGCCCACCCGGGCTACTCCAGCACCAACCTGCAGGGCCACACCGGCCGCAGGTTCGGCGATGCGCTGGCCCGGATCGGCAACCGCTACCTGGCCACCGACGCCGAGTTCGGGGCGCGCCAGACGCTGTACGCGGTCGCCCGGGACGTTCCCGGCGACAGCTTCATCGGGCCCCGCTTCGCCATGCACGGCCCGACCGAGCAGGTGGGCCGTAGCCCGCTGGCCCGCAGCGCCGGCACCGCCCGGGCGCTGTGGGAGTTGTCCGAGCAGCTCACCGACACCAAGTTTCCGCTCTAG
- a CDS encoding 50S ribosomal protein L25/general stress protein Ctc, whose protein sequence is MAKSSAPTTPKLTATVRERTGKGASRRARREGKVPAVLYGHGTEPRHLELDARHYSAVLRHSGANTVLTLDIDGTEELALTRALDVHPIKRTIQHADLLVVKRGEKVVVDVVVVVEGDSAPGTLVTQEVNTLEIEAEALSLPEQVTVSVEGAEAGTQFLAGQLDLGEGVSLISDPETLVVNVVAAPTAEELEAESGGASLDEQAAAAAEAGAEAAAAESE, encoded by the coding sequence ATGGCCAAGTCGTCGGCCCCCACCACCCCGAAGTTGACCGCGACGGTCCGTGAGCGCACCGGCAAGGGCGCATCCCGCCGGGCCCGCCGCGAAGGCAAGGTCCCCGCAGTGCTCTACGGGCACGGCACCGAGCCGCGCCACCTCGAGCTCGACGCCCGCCACTACTCGGCGGTGCTGCGGCACTCCGGCGCCAACACAGTGCTCACCCTCGACATCGACGGGACCGAGGAACTCGCGCTGACCCGTGCGCTGGACGTGCATCCGATCAAGCGCACCATCCAGCACGCCGACCTGCTCGTCGTCAAGCGCGGTGAGAAGGTCGTCGTGGACGTCGTCGTGGTCGTCGAGGGCGACTCCGCACCGGGCACCCTGGTGACCCAGGAGGTCAACACGCTCGAGATCGAGGCCGAGGCGCTGTCGCTGCCCGAGCAGGTGACCGTGTCGGTGGAGGGTGCCGAGGCGGGCACCCAGTTCCTGGCCGGCCAACTCGACCTGGGCGAGGGTGTGTCGCTGATCTCCGATCCCGAGACGCTGGTGGTCAACGTCGTCGCCGCCCCGACCGCCGAGGAACTGGAGGCCGAGAGCGGTGGAGCCTCGCTGGATGAGCAGGCTGCTGCGGCTGCTGAAGCCGGGGCCGAGGCCGCAGCAGCCGAGTCGGAGTGA
- the pth gene encoding aminoacyl-tRNA hydrolase: MSEPQPAAGPRLIVGLGNPGPRYAGTRHNLGFMVADILAGRMGEKFKVHKKSGAEVITGRLAGRPVILAKPRCYMNESGRQVGPLAKFYSVAPADIVVIHDELDLEFGRIRLKFGGGVAGHNGLRSVSAALGTQEFHRVRIGIGRPPGRKSAADYVLQNFSAAERGEVPTICEQAAHATELLLEHGLEPAQNTVHAW; this comes from the coding sequence ATGAGTGAACCGCAGCCGGCGGCCGGACCCCGGCTGATCGTGGGTCTGGGTAATCCCGGGCCCAGATACGCCGGCACCCGGCACAACCTGGGCTTCATGGTCGCCGACATCCTCGCCGGGCGGATGGGCGAGAAGTTCAAGGTGCACAAGAAGTCCGGGGCGGAGGTGATCACCGGCCGGCTCGCGGGCCGGCCGGTGATCCTGGCCAAACCGCGGTGCTACATGAACGAGTCCGGCCGGCAGGTCGGGCCGCTGGCCAAGTTCTACTCGGTGGCGCCCGCCGACATCGTGGTGATCCACGATGAGCTCGACCTCGAGTTCGGCCGGATCCGGCTCAAGTTCGGCGGCGGGGTGGCCGGCCACAACGGGTTGCGGTCGGTGTCGGCGGCGCTGGGCACCCAGGAGTTCCACCGGGTGCGCATCGGCATCGGCCGTCCGCCGGGCCGCAAGAGCGCCGCGGACTATGTGCTGCAGAACTTCTCGGCCGCCGAACGCGGCGAGGTGCCGACGATCTGCGAACAGGCCGCCCACGCGACCGAGCTGCTGCTCGAACACGGTCTGGAACCGGCGCAGAACACCGTGCACGCCTGGTGA
- a CDS encoding Acg family FMN-binding oxidoreductase, whose amino-acid sequence MPSVTILERALELACRAPSLHNSQPWRWIVDRTDDDTEVQLFADHRRIGRATDRSGRELVISCGAALDHLRVAMAAAGWQAGVERFPNPNNPDHLATVRFTALPAVTPAHRERAEAISARRTDRLPFDPPTDWSTVETVLRQNVFDDTVMLTVLGDDARPRLAEASRLSESLRRYDASYHAELQWWTTPTWVSQGLPPDALPSERERERVEIARAFPARGDSDRRPEVAEDRSTIVVLATPEDSVRDALRCGEALSALLLECTMAGMATCPLTHMIEMQPSRDIVRELLDRPGLPQVLVRVGTTTGGDAPPPTPRRPLAEVVEFRG is encoded by the coding sequence ATGCCGTCCGTCACCATCCTCGAGCGGGCGCTCGAGCTGGCCTGCCGCGCCCCGTCTCTGCACAACAGTCAGCCGTGGCGCTGGATCGTCGACCGCACCGACGACGACACCGAGGTGCAGCTGTTCGCCGACCACCGCCGCATCGGGCGGGCCACCGACCGGTCCGGCCGGGAACTGGTGATCAGCTGCGGAGCGGCGCTGGATCATCTGCGGGTCGCGATGGCGGCGGCCGGCTGGCAGGCCGGTGTGGAACGGTTCCCGAACCCGAACAACCCCGACCACCTGGCCACCGTCCGGTTCACCGCACTGCCCGCCGTCACACCCGCCCACCGGGAACGTGCCGAGGCGATCTCGGCACGGCGCACCGACCGGTTACCGTTCGACCCGCCGACGGACTGGTCCACGGTGGAAACGGTGCTGCGGCAGAACGTGTTCGACGACACCGTCATGTTGACCGTCCTGGGTGACGACGCCCGGCCGCGGTTGGCCGAAGCGTCACGGCTCAGTGAATCGCTGCGCCGCTACGACGCGTCCTACCACGCCGAACTGCAGTGGTGGACCACGCCGACGTGGGTGTCGCAGGGGCTGCCGCCGGATGCGCTGCCCAGCGAACGCGAACGGGAGCGGGTCGAGATCGCCCGCGCCTTCCCGGCCCGCGGCGACAGCGACCGGCGTCCCGAGGTCGCCGAGGACCGGTCCACGATCGTCGTGCTGGCCACCCCGGAGGACTCCGTCCGCGACGCGCTGCGCTGCGGGGAGGCGCTCTCCGCGCTGCTGTTGGAATGCACGATGGCCGGAATGGCCACCTGCCCGCTCACCCACATGATCGAGATGCAGCCCAGCCGCGACATCGTGCGCGAACTGCTGGACCGGCCCGGCCTGCCGCAGGTGCTGGTACGGGTGGGCACGACCACCGGTGGTGACGCGCCGCCGCCCACGCCGCGGCGACCGCTGGCCGAGGTGGTGGAGTTCCGCGGTTAG
- a CDS encoding fatty acyl-AMP ligase, with translation MSRFTEKMFHNARTATTGMVTGEPHAPVRHTWGEVHERARRIAGGLAAAGVGHGDAVGVLAGWPVEIAPTAQALWIRGASLTMLHQPTPRTDLMMWAEDTMNVIGMIAAKVVVVSDPFTAAIPVLEERGIKVLTVEQLLAADPIDPVDTSEDDVALMQLTSGSTGSPKAVVITHRNIYSNAEAMFVGAQYDVDNDVMVSWLPCFHDMGMIGFLTVPMYFGAELVKVTPMDFLRDTLLWARLIDKYKGTMTAAPNFAYALLAKRLRRQAKPGEFDLSTLRFALSGAEPVEPADVEDLIDAGKPFGLRPEAILPAYGMAETTLAVSFSECGAGLIVDEVDADLLAALRRAVPASKGNTRRLASLGPLLPDLEARVVDEDGNILPPRGVGIIELRGEPVTPGYVTMGGFVPAQDEHGWYDTGDLGYLTEEGHVVVCGRVKDVIIMAGRNIYPTDIERAAQRVEGVRPGGAVAVRLDAGHSRETFAVAVESNAWQDPEEVRRIEHQVAHEVVAEVDVRPRNVVVLGPGSIPKTSSGKLRRSTSVSLVT, from the coding sequence GTGAGCAGATTTACCGAGAAGATGTTCCACAATGCCCGCACGGCCACCACCGGCATGGTCACCGGCGAGCCCCATGCCCCCGTGCGACACACCTGGGGTGAGGTGCACGAACGGGCCCGCCGCATCGCCGGCGGGTTGGCCGCCGCCGGGGTCGGACACGGTGACGCGGTGGGTGTGCTGGCGGGGTGGCCCGTCGAGATCGCCCCGACCGCGCAGGCGCTGTGGATCCGCGGTGCCAGCCTGACCATGCTGCACCAGCCCACCCCGCGCACCGACCTGATGATGTGGGCCGAGGACACCATGAACGTGATCGGCATGATCGCGGCGAAGGTGGTGGTGGTGTCCGACCCGTTCACCGCGGCCATCCCGGTGCTCGAGGAACGCGGCATCAAGGTCCTCACCGTCGAACAGCTGCTGGCCGCCGATCCGATCGACCCGGTCGACACCAGCGAGGACGACGTCGCGCTGATGCAGTTGACCAGCGGCTCGACGGGGTCGCCCAAGGCGGTCGTGATCACCCACCGCAACATCTACTCCAACGCCGAGGCGATGTTCGTCGGCGCCCAGTACGACGTCGACAACGACGTCATGGTCAGCTGGCTGCCCTGCTTCCACGACATGGGCATGATCGGCTTCCTGACCGTGCCGATGTACTTCGGCGCCGAGCTGGTCAAGGTCACGCCGATGGACTTCCTGCGCGACACGCTGCTGTGGGCCCGGCTGATCGACAAGTACAAGGGCACCATGACCGCGGCGCCCAACTTCGCCTACGCGCTGCTGGCCAAGCGGCTGCGCCGGCAGGCCAAGCCCGGTGAGTTCGATCTGTCGACGCTGCGGTTCGCGCTGTCGGGCGCCGAACCGGTCGAACCCGCCGACGTCGAGGACCTGATCGACGCCGGCAAGCCGTTCGGGCTGCGGCCCGAGGCGATCCTGCCGGCCTACGGTATGGCGGAGACGACGCTGGCGGTGTCGTTCTCCGAATGCGGCGCCGGGCTGATCGTCGACGAGGTGGACGCCGACCTGCTGGCCGCGCTGCGCCGCGCGGTGCCCGCCAGCAAGGGCAACACCCGCCGGCTCGCCTCGCTGGGCCCGCTGCTGCCGGACCTGGAGGCCCGCGTCGTCGACGAGGACGGCAACATCCTGCCGCCCCGCGGCGTCGGCATCATCGAGCTGCGCGGCGAACCGGTGACCCCGGGCTACGTCACCATGGGCGGCTTCGTTCCGGCCCAGGACGAGCACGGCTGGTACGACACCGGCGATCTGGGCTACCTCACCGAGGAGGGCCACGTCGTGGTGTGCGGCCGGGTCAAGGACGTCATCATCATGGCCGGCCGCAACATCTACCCGACCGATATCGAGCGGGCGGCTCAGCGCGTCGAGGGGGTGCGCCCGGGCGGCGCGGTCGCGGTCCGGCTCGACGCCGGACACTCGCGGGAGACCTTCGCGGTGGCCGTCGAGTCGAACGCCTGGCAGGACCCCGAAGAGGTGCGCCGCATCGAGCACCAGGTGGCCCACGAAGTGGTCGCCGAGGTTGATGTGCGGCCCCGCAACGTGGTGGTGCTCGGCCCGGGTTCGATCCCGAAGACCTCGTCGGGCAAGCTGCGCCGCTCCACCTCGGTGTCGCTGGTCACCTAA